GGGGGGCGCGACCGGGATCCGGACGCGGCCGGGCCGCCGAGGGCGGGTGCGGGTGAGGTTCGGGTGGGCGGCGGGGGCGGGCCCGCGGCGGGTCAGTGCGCGGGCGGGGCCCGCGGGCCGGCCGGTGCCGGCGGCGGACCCGCCGGGACCGGGTGCCGACCGGCGGGGCGGACGGCGTCGCCCTCCGGCTCAGGCTCCGGGACGCCGGTGGCGACGGTCTGCCGCTCGGTGGCGGCGTCGTGCGCCACCCGCGAGCCGGCATCGCCGCGGAACGTCGAGCCGGCATCGCCGCGGAACGTCGAGCCGGCATCGCCGCGGAACGTCGAGCCGGCGTCGGCGCGGAACGTCGAGCCGGCGACCGGGCCAACCGAGCCGCCCGGCGCCGGCAACGAAGCGGCAGCCGGCAGCGTGGCGGCGCCGAACGAGAAGGCGACGACCACGGCCAGGCTGGCAAGCATGCGTGCGGCCCAGCGCGCCACCCACCACACGGGACAGGTGAGCGCGATCGGAAGCACGGGTACAAATTACCCGCGATCCCACCACCACGCACCGTCACCCGGCGTGTCGCAACGCCACCGATCAGCGTGGACCGGTCAGTCGGGTCGGCGCGACTCGGCGTACTCGATCGGGCGGTCGGCGTCGTCGGCGGCCGGCCGGGGTGCGGGCACGGCCGGGGCGGTGGCGGCGCGGGCCCGGCGCGACGGGCCGAGGAGGCGCATCATCGGCACCTCCACCCAACGGTGCAGGGCGGCGGCGAGCGCCAGGGTGAGCAGCAGGAAGCCGAGCACCGCGAGCGGGCCCCGCCACCCGGGCAGCCCGGTGCCCCAGTCGCCGGTGAGCCGCAGGATGGTCACCATGACCAGCACGTGCACGAGGTAGAACGCGAACGAGACCTCGCCGAGCCAGACCATCGGGCGGGACCGCCACGGGGTCCGCCGGCCCCGCACGTCGGCGTCCGCCGCGGCGGTGATGACCAGCAGGTACGCCACGGCGAGCAGCGCCGCCCAGAACTCGGCCCGGATCCACAGCGCGGCGACCACCCAGGTGGTCACGAAGAGCGCGCTCGCCACCGTCAGGTTCGGGCCGCGCCAGCGGTTGCGGCGCATCAGCTCGGCGGCGGCGGCGCCCATCCAGAACTCGAAGGAGCGGGTGACCGGGAAGATCTGGGTGAACCACCACCGCTGTTCCTCGGGCACCAGGTGCTGGCCCGGCCAGAGCGCCAGGATCAGCAGCGGCGCGGCGACGAGCACGGCCGCCAGCACACCGGTACGCGCCCGGCGCAGCCACGGCACCACGAGCGGCAGGCACAGGTAGAACGCCAGCTCGCAGGAGAGCGACCAGCTCACGTTGTTGACGCTGTAGAAGTAGCCGTTGAGCGGGATCCACGCCTGGACCAGGAAGAGGTTGCCGATCGCGGCCCACGGCAGGACCGGGTCGGCGAACCAGGCCGCCACGGCCAGCGCCGCCACGAACGTCACCACGTGGTTCGGATAGATCTTGGCGAACCGGCGCCGTAGGAACGTTCGACCGCGCTCGCCGTCCCGGTACGACCAGACCAGCACGAATCCACTGAGGATGAAGAAGAACTCGACGCCGGAGAGCCCGAGACTGAAGGCGCGGTCCACCACCGCCTTCAGGTCCGGCTCGGCGACGATCCGCATGGTGCCGGCGTGGAAGCCGAACACCAGGAGAGCGGCCACCCACCGGAGCCCGGTCAGCGACGGCAGCCGCGGAGCGCGGGTGGTGGTCGGCGCACTTGTCATCCCGGGGACCCTACCCGTGGCGGGCGGCCCGCCGCCGCGCGGCGGCGGCCGGCCGGGGCCCGGGGAACGCCGGATAAGCTTTCCGTTCCCGCACGTGCGGGGCCGGTCCCGGCCTCGCCGGGCCCGCACGGAAGGTGAGCGACCGGATGCACCAGCGGATCCTGCTCCGCGCCCGCAAGGGCCCGTTCGACGTCCTGACGCCGGAGGAGACCTTCGCCGGCAACTGGATCGGCGACAACAGCGGCAACCTGGTGTTCAGCCACGCCGCGCACAAGCTGCTGGCCACCGGCACGGCGCAGATCACCCCGAACCGGGCACCGGCCGACCCGCGCGACGCCGACGAGATCAACGAGCGGTACGACGTCTTCGTGGTGCCGCTCGCCAACGCCTTCCGCCGCAGCTTCGTGCGCCGCCTCAACCCGCTCACCCGGCTGATCGAGCGCCTGAAGATCCCAGTGGTGGTCCTCGGCGTCGGCGTGCAGACGAACGTCGACGGGGACCGGGAATACCTGCGCCAGATCGACGAGCCGGTCAGCGCGTTCTGCCGGGCCGTGCTCGACCGCTCGCACAGCATCGGGGTACGCGGCGAGATCACCGAGAGCTATCTGCGTACCCTCGGCTTCTCCGCGGTGGAGCAGATCGGCTGTCCGTCGATGTTCCTGCACGGCGACGAGTTCCGGCTGGCGAAGAAGCGCCCCGAGCTGACCACCGACGCCCGGATCGCGCTGACCATCTCCCCGTACGTCGCCTCCATGGCCAAGGTCGTCCGCCACCACCGGGAGCGCTACCCGAACCTGTGCTACATCCCGCAGGACCTGCGGACCCTCGGCACCCTGCTCTACGGCGACGCGCCCGAGCACCGGGGCAAGCGCAGCGAGATGCCGCTGCACACCTCGCACCCGCTCTTCGTCGAGGACAAGGTGCGGATGTTCGTCGACCCGTGGACCTGGATGTCGCACCTGTCCGGCTTCGACTTCAACTTCGGCACCCGGATCCACGGCACCATCACGGCGCTGCTCGCCGGCACCCCCGGCTACCTCTTCGCCCACGACTCGCGCACCCTGGAACTGGCCCGCTACTTCGACATCCCGTACCGGATCATGCGGGACGTGCCGGCCGACGTCGACGCCGCGGACCTCTACGCCGAGGCCGACTACACCGCGCTGATCGCCGGTCACAAGGCCCGCTTCGACACGATCACCGCGTTCCTGGCCAAGCACGACCTCGGCACGTCGTTCGCCGACGGCGACAGCGCCGCCCGGTTCGACAAGCAGGTCGGGGAGACGGAGTTCCCGCCGGCCGTCGGGCCGGCCGCCGCCACCGCGCCGGCCGAGCTGCTGACCCGCATCGAGCGGCTCCGCGACGAGAACCGCACGCTCGCCGAGACGATCGACGGGCTCCGCGCCCAGGGGTTGCGCCAGCGGATCAAGCAGGCCGTCCCGGACCCGGTCCGCCGCATGCTGGGTCGCTGACGATCGTACGCATGTTCGACCACGGGCTACGATGGCGGGCGTGTCCGACGTCGCGTACCAGCCCTCGATGCTCGACCTCACCCCCGACGGCCCGGCCCTGGGCCCGCTCGCGGGCCGGTTGCGCCGCCACGAGCTGAGCCGGGGGGCCTGGGTCGACCACCTGCCCGGCTGGGTGCGCGGCTCCGACGCGGTGCTCGACACGCTGCGACACGACGTGCCGTGGCGGGCCGAACGCCGCACCATGTACGACACCGAGGTCGACGTGCCCCGCCTGCTCTGCTGGTACGCTGCCGGCCGCTCGCTGCCGCACCCGGTGCTCACCACCGCCCGCGACACGCTCACCCGGCACTACGCGCCCGAGTTGGGCGAGCCGTTCGTCACCGCCGGCCTGTGCCTCTACCGCGACGGCCGGGACAGCGTGGCCTGGCACGGCGACACCCAGGGCCGCTCCGCGCACACCGACACCATGGTCGCCATCGTCTCGTTCGGTTCGCCCCGCCCGCTGCTGCTGCGCCCGCGCGGCGGCGGCGCCGGCCTGCGCTTCCCGCTCGGCCACGGCGACCTGGTGGTGATGGGCGGTTCCTGCCAGCGCACCTGGGAACACGCGGTGCCGAAGACCACCCGGCCGGTGGGTCCCCGGGTCAGCGTCCAGTTCCGCCCCGCCGGGGTGGCCTGACCCCCACCCCCTTTTTTACCTGCTGATTCACGGAAACAGTGGCCATCCTGGACGGGATGGCCACTGTTTCCGTGAATCGGCGCGCGAAGGGTGGTGCCGGGGGCGGGTCAGTCGCGGTCGATGTGGTGGCCCACCACGGTGGGGCCGAGCATCACGGCGAAGCCGGAGCCGTCGCGGCGCGGATCCGCCGGCGGCAGGTCCACCGGGTCACCGTTCGCCGTCGCGGCCACCGGCCGCGGGCCGATCCAGGCCACCGACAGATCCAGCTCACCCTTGAGAAGCCGCTGCGCGCGCACGCCGCCGGTCGCCCGTCCCTTCGCCGGGTACGCCTTCAGCGGCGTCACCTTGACCGTGGCGCCCGTCGACGTGACCACCATCGGCTCGCCGTGCTGCGGATCGTCGGTGCGCACCGCGCCGAAGAAGACCACCCGCGCCCCGGCCGGCAGGTTGATGCCGGCCATCCCGCCGCCCTTGAGGCCCTGCGGGCGGACCAGGGACGCCGGGAAACGCAGCAGCGACGCCTCCGAGGAAACGAACGCCAGCGCCTCGGCGCCGTCGGTCAGCCAGGTCGCGCCGACCACCTCGTCGCCGTCGCGCAACGAGATCACCTCGAACTCGTCCGAGCGGACCGGCCAGTCGGGCGAGCACACCTTCACCACGCCCTGCCGGGTGCCGAGCGCCAGGCCGGGCGACCCCTCGGCGGACGGCCCCAGCGGCGCCAGCCCGACCACCGTCTCCCCCGGCGCCAACGGCGCCAACTCCGCGGCCGACATGCCGCCCCGCAGCGACACCGTGCCGGCCTGCTCCGGCAGCACCGGCAACGGCAACACGTCGATCTTGAACGCCCGACCGGCGCTTGTCACCAGCAACACCCGGCCCCGGGCGGTGGAGTGCACCACCGCGCGTACCGCGTCGTGCTTGACCCGGCCGCTGCGCCGGCGCGCCTCGGCGGCCTCCTCCGACTCGGCCGCGGTCCGCGCGACCAGCCCGGTGGCGGACAGGATCACCTGGCACGGGTCGTCGGCGACCTCCAGCGGACCGGCCGGCACGGAGGCCGCCAGCACCTCCTTCAGATCGCCGTCGACGAGGGTGGTGCGCCGCTCGGCGCCGAACTGCTTCCCCACCGAGGCCAACTCGTCGGAGACCAGCTTCCGCAGCACCTTCGGGTCGTCGAGGATCTTCGACAGCTCGGCGATCTCACCGCGCAGCTTCTCCTGCTCGGCCTCCAACTCCAGCCGGTCGTACTTCGTCAGCCGGCGCAGCGGCGTGTCCAGGATGTAGGTGGCCTGGATCTCGGAGAGCTTGAACCTCTGCATCAGGCCGTCCTTGGCCGCCTGGGCGTCCTCGCTCGCCCGGATCAGCTTGACCACCCGGTCGATGTCGAGCAGGGCGATCAGCAGGCCGTCGACCAGGTGCAGCCGCTCCTCCCGCTTGCGCTTGC
The genomic region above belongs to Micromonospora sp. WMMD1128 and contains:
- a CDS encoding alpha-ketoglutarate-dependent dioxygenase AlkB, with translation MSDVAYQPSMLDLTPDGPALGPLAGRLRRHELSRGAWVDHLPGWVRGSDAVLDTLRHDVPWRAERRTMYDTEVDVPRLLCWYAAGRSLPHPVLTTARDTLTRHYAPELGEPFVTAGLCLYRDGRDSVAWHGDTQGRSAHTDTMVAIVSFGSPRPLLLRPRGGGAGLRFPLGHGDLVVMGGSCQRTWEHAVPKTTRPVGPRVSVQFRPAGVA
- a CDS encoding polysaccharide pyruvyl transferase family protein — protein: MHQRILLRARKGPFDVLTPEETFAGNWIGDNSGNLVFSHAAHKLLATGTAQITPNRAPADPRDADEINERYDVFVVPLANAFRRSFVRRLNPLTRLIERLKIPVVVLGVGVQTNVDGDREYLRQIDEPVSAFCRAVLDRSHSIGVRGEITESYLRTLGFSAVEQIGCPSMFLHGDEFRLAKKRPELTTDARIALTISPYVASMAKVVRHHRERYPNLCYIPQDLRTLGTLLYGDAPEHRGKRSEMPLHTSHPLFVEDKVRMFVDPWTWMSHLSGFDFNFGTRIHGTITALLAGTPGYLFAHDSRTLELARYFDIPYRIMRDVPADVDAADLYAEADYTALIAGHKARFDTITAFLAKHDLGTSFADGDSAARFDKQVGETEFPPAVGPAAATAPAELLTRIERLRDENRTLAETIDGLRAQGLRQRIKQAVPDPVRRMLGR
- a CDS encoding acyltransferase — translated: MTSAPTTTRAPRLPSLTGLRWVAALLVFGFHAGTMRIVAEPDLKAVVDRAFSLGLSGVEFFFILSGFVLVWSYRDGERGRTFLRRRFAKIYPNHVVTFVAALAVAAWFADPVLPWAAIGNLFLVQAWIPLNGYFYSVNNVSWSLSCELAFYLCLPLVVPWLRRARTGVLAAVLVAAPLLILALWPGQHLVPEEQRWWFTQIFPVTRSFEFWMGAAAAELMRRNRWRGPNLTVASALFVTTWVVAALWIRAEFWAALLAVAYLLVITAAADADVRGRRTPWRSRPMVWLGEVSFAFYLVHVLVMVTILRLTGDWGTGLPGWRGPLAVLGFLLLTLALAAALHRWVEVPMMRLLGPSRRARAATAPAVPAPRPAADDADRPIEYAESRRPD